Proteins found in one Exiguobacterium sp. 9-2 genomic segment:
- the deoD gene encoding purine-nucleoside phosphorylase: MSVHINAAEGQIAETVLLPGDPLRAKYIAETFLEDVVLYNEVRGMYGFTGTYKGKKVSVQGTGMGVPSMSIYANELVQSYGAKNLIRVGTAGGITPDVKVRDVVIAMSASHDMAQNRARFNGLDYAPTASFDLLHKAYTAAKEQGIDAKVGQIFTTDQFYQDDFHHFKKWADFGCLAIEMEAAGLYTLAAKHKVNALTILTISDHLLTGEETTSEERQTTFNDMMKVALETAIQL; this comes from the coding sequence ATGAGTGTACACATTAACGCAGCTGAAGGACAAATCGCCGAAACGGTCTTACTTCCAGGAGATCCGTTACGGGCTAAATACATCGCCGAGACGTTTTTAGAGGATGTTGTTCTCTACAATGAAGTTCGAGGAATGTATGGTTTTACAGGTACTTATAAGGGTAAAAAAGTTTCTGTTCAAGGAACAGGTATGGGTGTACCATCGATGTCAATCTATGCGAACGAACTCGTTCAGTCGTATGGTGCGAAAAACTTGATTCGTGTCGGTACTGCTGGTGGCATTACTCCAGACGTTAAAGTCCGCGATGTCGTTATCGCAATGAGTGCTTCACATGACATGGCACAAAACCGCGCTCGTTTTAACGGATTAGACTACGCACCGACAGCGTCTTTTGATCTGTTGCATAAAGCCTATACAGCCGCAAAAGAACAAGGCATCGATGCAAAAGTCGGTCAAATCTTCACGACGGATCAGTTCTATCAAGATGATTTTCATCATTTCAAAAAATGGGCAGATTTCGGATGCCTCGCAATCGAGATGGAAGCAGCAGGACTGTATACGCTCGCTGCGAAACATAAGGTAAATGCATTGACGATTTTGACGATTTCGGATCATCTGTTGACAGGGGAAGAAACGACATCGGAAGAGCGTCAAACGACATTCAACGACATGATGAAAGTCGCGCTCGAGACAGCGATTCAATTATAA